A stretch of Candidatus Nezhaarchaeota archaeon DNA encodes these proteins:
- the lysW/argW gene encoding alpha-aminoadipate/glutamate carrier protein LysW/ArgW: MKASCPECGGEVPIPSDVVVGEIVSCPDCGQEYEVYEIGREGPKIRLAEVPAEDWGE; encoded by the coding sequence GTGAAGGCGTCGTGCCCTGAGTGTGGAGGAGAAGTGCCCATACCTAGCGACGTAGTAGTAGGCGAGATCGTTAGCTGCCCCGACTGCGGCCAGGAGTACGAAGTCTACGAAATAGGCAGAGAGGGGCCTAAGATAAGGCTGGCCGAGGTCCCAGCTGAGGACTGGGGTGAGTGA
- the lysX gene encoding lysine biosynthesis protein LysX: protein MSEGLAVASIAILYDRLRWEEKELLKAARAKGVEAKPVDAKSLSLLPSRDLPTSLASVVLQRCMSHYRGLYASAFLETCGVRVVNSFAATHVCGDKLLTSLVLFKAGLPTPPFAVAFTAQSALKAIGEIGLPVVLKPIVGSHGRLVSMASNLDIAKALLEHEEAMGNGLHRVHFIQRYIEKPSRDVRVVVVGGRVVASIYRYAPEGEWRTNVAIGGRAEPCRLSSEAEELALKSSELLGVEVAGVDLMEAREGLLVNEVNPTVEFKGASQATGVDVAAAIISYVAEVVKR, encoded by the coding sequence GTGAGTGAGGGGCTAGCGGTGGCTAGCATCGCCATCCTCTACGATAGGCTTAGGTGGGAGGAGAAAGAGCTGCTTAAGGCGGCTAGGGCCAAGGGGGTTGAGGCTAAGCCTGTGGACGCTAAGTCTCTAAGCCTACTCCCCAGCCGCGACCTACCTACTTCGCTAGCTTCAGTCGTCCTTCAGCGCTGTATGAGCCACTACCGCGGCCTCTATGCCTCAGCTTTTCTCGAGACGTGTGGAGTAAGGGTCGTGAATAGCTTTGCCGCCACCCACGTATGTGGTGATAAGCTCCTCACGAGCCTCGTCTTGTTTAAGGCGGGGCTACCGACTCCTCCTTTCGCTGTGGCTTTCACGGCCCAGTCAGCCCTTAAGGCTATCGGTGAGATAGGGCTCCCCGTGGTCCTAAAGCCTATCGTGGGCAGCCACGGCAGGCTGGTGTCTATGGCCAGCAACCTCGACATAGCTAAGGCGCTCTTAGAGCACGAAGAGGCCATGGGCAACGGCCTCCACCGGGTGCACTTTATACAGCGCTACATCGAGAAGCCCTCGAGGGACGTGAGGGTGGTGGTGGTAGGAGGGCGCGTAGTGGCGTCGATATATCGGTACGCGCCTGAGGGGGAGTGGAGGACTAACGTAGCTATCGGCGGCCGGGCTGAGCCCTGTAGGCTAAGTAGCGAGGCTGAGGAGTTAGCCTTAAAGTCGTCGGAGCTGCTCGGTGTAGAGGTTGCCGGAGTGGACTTAATGGAGGCGAGGGAGGGCCTATTGGTGAACGAGGTCAATCCTACCGTGGAGTTTAAGGGCGCCTCCCAAGCCACCGGTGTCGACGTGGCCGCCGCCATTATAAGCTACGTAGCTGAGGTGGTGAAGCGTTGA
- a CDS encoding aldehyde dehydrogenase family protein has protein sequence MPTRWLMYINGEFVEAAGREYFNDYDPSTGRVFAEVPTGRGEDVKLAIDAAYAALPAWASTPPSARRLCLLRAADIMERRFRELVNALVEETGSTLRKAMFEVEYSINLVREAASSARGPSGEILSSDLPKRVVLVTRRPLGVVGVITPWNFPLLLALRAVAFALACGNAVVLKPAPDSAVSGGLMIAEGFHEAKLPKGVLNVVTCPDEVVEEVCDELITDPRVRGISFTGSTEVGRSIGEKAGRYFKKVVLELGGSDPILILKDADVDYAVNAAVFGRFFHQGQICMASKRIIVEEPVAQGFIEKFVKRVQGLKVGDPREPDTVIGPIINQEQLDKLKAQVEDALAKGAKLLCGGKHKGLYYYPTVLVNITREMRVYYEEVFGPVAPVIVVKDEEEAVKVANDTIYGLSAGVITGDIKKGLEVAERIESGMVHINDSSVYDEPHFPFGGIKASGLGRHGGRIGLEEFFTEVRCITIQREARTYPF, from the coding sequence ATGCCTACGAGATGGTTGATGTATATTAATGGAGAGTTTGTCGAGGCCGCTGGTAGAGAATACTTTAATGACTATGATCCGTCCACGGGGAGGGTTTTTGCTGAAGTACCCACGGGGAGGGGGGAGGACGTTAAGCTAGCCATAGACGCTGCTTACGCAGCACTACCCGCTTGGGCCAGTACGCCCCCGAGCGCAAGGAGGCTATGTCTCTTAAGGGCCGCTGACATAATGGAGAGGAGGTTTAGAGAGCTAGTTAACGCCCTAGTAGAAGAGACCGGCTCGACCCTCAGGAAGGCCATGTTTGAAGTCGAGTACTCCATAAATCTAGTTCGAGAAGCAGCCTCTTCTGCGCGGGGCCCGAGCGGAGAGATACTTTCCTCAGACTTGCCTAAAAGAGTGGTTTTAGTTACCCGCAGGCCGCTAGGAGTAGTGGGGGTAATTACTCCGTGGAACTTCCCCCTCCTCCTAGCCTTAAGAGCGGTGGCCTTCGCCCTAGCCTGTGGAAATGCCGTGGTCTTAAAGCCTGCGCCAGACTCGGCTGTTAGCGGCGGCTTAATGATTGCGGAGGGGTTTCATGAAGCAAAGCTGCCTAAAGGGGTGCTAAACGTAGTAACTTGTCCCGATGAGGTCGTTGAAGAGGTGTGCGACGAGTTAATTACAGACCCAAGGGTGCGTGGAATAAGCTTCACGGGGTCGACGGAAGTAGGACGGAGCATTGGCGAGAAGGCGGGCAGGTACTTTAAGAAAGTTGTGCTTGAGCTAGGAGGTAGCGACCCAATACTCATCCTTAAAGATGCTGACGTCGACTACGCTGTCAATGCTGCAGTCTTCGGCCGCTTCTTCCACCAAGGACAAATCTGCATGGCCTCGAAGAGAATTATTGTAGAGGAGCCCGTCGCTCAGGGGTTCATTGAGAAGTTCGTGAAGAGAGTGCAAGGGCTTAAGGTCGGGGACCCTAGAGAGCCAGACACTGTTATAGGGCCTATAATTAACCAGGAGCAGCTCGATAAGCTCAAGGCCCAGGTAGAGGACGCCTTGGCCAAGGGGGCGAAGCTCCTCTGCGGCGGTAAACATAAAGGTCTTTACTACTACCCGACAGTGCTCGTTAACATTACCAGAGAAATGAGGGTCTACTACGAGGAGGTCTTCGGGCCGGTGGCGCCGGTAATAGTGGTAAAGGATGAGGAGGAGGCGGTAAAGGTAGCCAACGACACTATCTACGGACTCTCTGCAGGGGTCATCACCGGCGATATTAAGAAGGGACTTGAGGTAGCTGAGAGGATAGAGTCTGGAATGGTGCACATCAACGACTCTTCAGTATATGACGAGCCCCACTTCCCGTTTGGAGGCATAAAAGCGTCTGGGCTAGGTAGACATGGCGGCCGAATCGGCTTAGAGGAATTCTTCACCGAGGTGCGTTGCATAACGATACAGAGAGAAGCTAGGACTTATCCCTTCTAG
- the argC gene encoding N-acetyl-gamma-glutamyl-phosphate reductase, which produces MRVGVIGASGFTGGELLRLLLSHPRVEVTVATSREYADEYVFRVHPNLRGVTELKFSPLDLDRVAKECDVVFLATPHGVSVKYVPPLLEVGMRIVDLSADFRLKDLKQYKAWYGWEHPRPDLLKEAVYGLPELHRGEIKQARLVACPGCTATASILALAPLVRDGLVDLDHLVVDVKMGSSGAGSELTLSSHHSIRAGVIRPYAPAGHRHCAEIEQELGRIAGREIKVAMSAHAVDIVRGILSTGHAFLARHASQGELWKAYRSMYSGEPFVRIVKDKKGLYRLPDPKVVIGTNFCDVGFELDERVGRVVALAAIDNLVKGAAGQAVQCFNIMMGYDEREGLGFFGAHPL; this is translated from the coding sequence TTGAGGGTGGGCGTTATAGGGGCGTCCGGCTTTACTGGCGGTGAGCTATTGAGGCTTCTCTTAAGCCACCCTAGGGTAGAGGTCACGGTAGCTACGTCGCGCGAGTACGCTGACGAATATGTATTTAGAGTCCACCCAAACCTTAGAGGGGTTACTGAGCTCAAGTTCAGCCCCCTAGACTTAGACAGGGTGGCTAAGGAGTGCGACGTGGTCTTCCTAGCCACTCCTCACGGAGTTTCAGTAAAGTACGTTCCGCCCCTCCTCGAGGTGGGCATGCGCATAGTAGACTTAAGCGCCGACTTCAGGCTAAAGGACCTAAAGCAGTACAAGGCCTGGTACGGCTGGGAGCACCCTAGGCCAGACCTCTTAAAGGAGGCTGTCTACGGCCTCCCCGAGCTTCATAGAGGCGAGATTAAGCAAGCTAGGCTAGTGGCCTGTCCTGGATGTACTGCCACTGCCTCTATCTTAGCGCTAGCGCCGCTCGTTAGGGACGGCCTCGTGGACCTAGATCACTTAGTCGTAGACGTGAAGATGGGCTCCTCGGGGGCGGGTAGCGAGCTCACGCTATCAAGCCACCACTCAATTAGGGCTGGCGTAATTAGGCCGTATGCACCCGCGGGCCATCGACACTGCGCTGAGATTGAGCAGGAGCTAGGCCGCATCGCTGGCAGGGAGATCAAGGTCGCTATGTCTGCTCACGCAGTAGACATTGTCAGGGGGATCTTGTCGACCGGCCACGCTTTCCTGGCTCGCCACGCCTCCCAAGGGGAGCTTTGGAAGGCCTACCGCTCCATGTACAGCGGCGAGCCCTTCGTTAGGATAGTTAAAGATAAGAAGGGCCTTTACCGCCTACCAGACCCTAAGGTCGTTATCGGCACTAACTTCTGCGACGTGGGCTTTGAGCTAGATGAGCGCGTCGGCCGAGTCGTCGCGCTAGCAGCTATTGACAACCTAGTTAAAGGAGCTGCGGGACAGGCTGTCCAATGCTTCAACATAATGATGGGGTACGACGAAAGGGAGGGCTTGGGCTTCTTCGGAGCCCACCCCCTCTAA
- a CDS encoding [LysW]-aminoadipate/[LysW]-glutamate kinase, translated as MLVVKVGGDLVKDEAAMQRILRDIKEVASEQRVVLVHGGGDVVTEVAAKLGKEQVFVTSPEGFKSRYTDRETAEIYSMVMSGLINKRLVTCLQRLGLKAVGLSGLDAGLLRAERKKKLIIIDERGRKRAIEGGYTGRIVAVNTSILEELLKLDFLPVVAPVALGDEYEILNVDGDRAAAHIAGALRAELVLLTDVEGVVVDGRVVREVKGEEVEGLLKKLGPGMITKVYAASEALSLGSPRVVIASGLKERPVSTALAGGGTRLTPSRG; from the coding sequence ATGCTGGTGGTTAAAGTAGGAGGGGACTTAGTTAAGGACGAAGCGGCTATGCAAAGAATACTACGAGACATTAAGGAGGTAGCCAGCGAGCAACGCGTCGTGCTAGTTCACGGCGGTGGGGACGTAGTTACTGAGGTTGCTGCGAAGCTAGGCAAGGAGCAGGTGTTTGTAACTAGCCCTGAGGGCTTTAAGAGCCGCTATACGGATCGAGAGACGGCTGAAATATACTCGATGGTGATGTCTGGCTTGATCAATAAGCGCCTCGTTACCTGTCTCCAGCGCCTCGGATTAAAGGCAGTGGGCCTTTCAGGCCTTGACGCAGGCTTACTTAGGGCTGAGCGTAAGAAGAAGCTAATAATTATAGATGAACGCGGCAGGAAGAGGGCTATCGAGGGAGGCTACACTGGTAGGATAGTGGCCGTCAATACCTCTATCTTAGAGGAGCTGCTTAAACTAGACTTCCTCCCCGTAGTGGCCCCCGTAGCGCTTGGGGATGAGTACGAAATACTGAACGTCGATGGAGACCGCGCCGCAGCTCACATAGCGGGCGCGTTAAGGGCTGAGCTAGTCCTACTTACCGACGTGGAGGGGGTGGTAGTTGATGGAAGAGTAGTTCGAGAGGTAAAGGGGGAGGAGGTCGAGGGGCTGTTGAAGAAGCTCGGCCCAGGTATGATAACGAAGGTGTACGCAGCTAGTGAAGCCCTCTCCCTCGGGTCCCCTAGGGTAGTGATAGCCTCGGGTCTTAAGGAAAGGCCTGTGTCCACGGCCCTCGCCGGTGGGGGCACGCGTCTTACTCCTTCGCGAGGCTAG